A window from Balearica regulorum gibbericeps isolate bBalReg1 chromosome 1, bBalReg1.pri, whole genome shotgun sequence encodes these proteins:
- the MAP7D2 gene encoding MAP7 domain-containing protein 2 isoform X3, translating into MAEPGAARSYPRATAIDGFLKTDERQRLAKERREEREKYLAAREQQILEKERRAKLQYEKQMEERWRRLEEQRQREEQKRAAVEEKRRQKLKEEEERLEAMMRRSLERSQQLEQKQKRWSWGGALAAGSGGRDACDKLSASTMNLPKQMESPISKRLSSSTAAITHSPDRAPASPLKSPYKPSPTRSTDRKKATSPSTSDAMKGAAEVTQTEKIKKEKRTATPGSSSGMGSPLRRSDSPAAVSRRSASPATPKTVAKTYPQSPKNAKQYPASPVKHRATSLNQETPKKKADKEKENVSHQKSSGARTEEAGQVASEKPMASAGKTENSEGKITAGTTDAEEASKILAEKRRQARLQKEQEERERQEREERERLEREEQKRKAEEERLRLEKEARKKEEERKREEAAARKKAEEEARRRAEEEQMLKEKQEKELQAKLEKQREEAEIKAREAAEQLRLEREQIMQQIEQERLERKKRIDEIMKRTRRSETPEIKKEEPKLEVPSTLNVEKQPKTLVLNQPDINGLATCLKNTSLESAAPVIPSQDVVANGLKSVPGLIQLEAVDGKSNSMEDSTDEVQSMDVSPVSKEELISIPEYSPMNELMPGVSLDQNGTSNAKALEDLLDFTGQATYSKMSSDTISLDDCNKNLIEGFNSPGQENTLNSIC; encoded by the exons CCATTGATGGATTTCTAAAAACCGATGAAAGACAAAGACTggcaaaggagagaagagaagaaagggagaaatacCTTG CTGCTAGGGAACAGCAGATactggagaaggagagaagagcaaaacttcaatatgaaaagcaaatggagGAGCGATGGAGAAGACTGGAGGaacagaggcagagagaggagcagaagagagcaGCTGTTGAAGAAAAACGGAGACAAAAGCTTAAAGAGGAGGAG GAACGTTTAGAAGCCATGATGCGTCGGTCCCTTGAAcgcagccagcagctggaaCAGAAGCAGAAGCGATGGTCGTGGGGAGGAGCACTGGCTGCAGGCTCAGGAGGGAGAGAC GCATGTGACAAACTTTCAGCTTCTACAATGAATCTGCCAAAGCAAATGGAATCGCCAATCAGTAAGcgcctctcctcctccacagcGGCAATAACACATTCCCCCGACAGAG CACCAGCTAGTCCTCTTAAATCTCCCTACAAGCCTTCCCCCACCCGAAGCACTGACAGAAAGAAGGCAACTTCACCCTCCACTTCTGATGCCATGAAAGGGGCGGCTGAGGTTACTCAG ACTGAGAAGATAAAGAAAGAGAAGCGAACTGCAACACCTGGTTCATCTTCTGGGATGGGATCTCCTCTAAGAAGATCTGattctcctgctgctgtgtccAGAAGATCTGCATCACCTGCGACACCTAA GACAGTTGCAAAGACATATCCTCAGTCTCCTAAAAATGCCAAACAATATCCAGCTTCTCCTGTGAAGCATCGTGCTACTTCTCTCAACCAGGAAACTcctaaaaagaaagcagacaaggagaaagaaaatgtcagtcatCAGAAATCCTCGGGAGCACGCACTGAGGAGGCAGGTCAGGTGGCTTCTGAGAAGCCCATGGCTTCTgcaggaaagactgaaaatagtGAAG GGAAGATCACTGCAGGAACAACTGATGCAGAAGAAGCTTCAAAAATTCTAGCTGAAAAAAGACGACAGGCCCGCCTGcaaaaagaacaagaagaaagggaaagacaggaaagagaagaacGTGAGAG GcttgaaagagaagaacagaaaagaaaggcagaagaagaaagacttCGTCTAGAGAAAGAGGCTCgtaagaaggaggaggaaagaaaacgtgaagaagcagcagctagaaaaaaggcagaagaggaagccaggagaagagctgaggaagaacaaatgctaaaagaaaagcaagaaaaagagctCCAAGCCAAACTTGAGAAACAG agggaagaagcagaaatcaaagCCCGTGAGGCAGCTGAACAACTTCGTCTTGAAAGGGAACAAATCATGCAGCAAATTGAGCAAGAAAGACTGGAGCGGAAGAAG AGAATAGATGAAATAATGAAGAGAACAAGGAGGAGTGAAACACCAGAAATAAAG AAGGAAGAGCCAAAACTGGAGGTACCATCAACTTTGAATGTGGAAAAGCAACCAAAGACCCTTGTTCTTAACCAGCCAG ACATCAATGGATTGGCAACCTGCCTGAAAAATACAAGCTTGGAAAGTGCTGCTCCTGTAATCCCTTCCCAAGATGTAGTCGCTAATGGACTAAAGTCAGTTCCAGGACTTATCCAGCTGGAAGCTGTTGATGGGAAATCTAACAGCATGGAAGATTCAACAGATGAGGTTCAGTCCATGGATGTGAG CCCAGTTTCAAAAGAAGAACTTATCTCTATCCCCGAATATTCACCCATGAATGAACTCATGCCCGGTGTGTCTTTGGACCAAAATGGGACAAGTAATGCCAAGGCTCTTGAAGATCTCTTGGATTTCACAGGCCAAGCTACGTACTCCAAGATGTCCAGTGATACCATTAGCCTGGATGACTGTAACAAAAACTTGATTGAGGGATTTAATAGTCCAGGACAGGAAAATACACTTAATTCTATCTGTTGA
- the MAP7D2 gene encoding MAP7 domain-containing protein 2 isoform X1 — protein MAEPGAARSYPRATAIDGFLKTDERQRLAKERREEREKYLAAREQQILEKERRAKLQYEKQMEERWRRLEEQRQREEQKRAAVEEKRRQKLKEEEERLEAMMRRSLERSQQLEQKQKRWSWGGALAAGSGGRDACDKLSASTMNLPKQMESPISKRLSSSTAAITHSPDRAHRMHLSPMENFIVSRLLTPTQSSLARSRSTLMLSEQYNNPVFHICPRVAPASPLKSPYKPSPTRSTDRKKATSPSTSDAMKGAAEVTQTEKIKKEKRTATPGSSSGMGSPLRRSDSPAAVSRRSASPATPKTVAKTYPQSPKNAKQYPASPVKHRATSLNQETPKKKADKEKENVSHQKSSGARTEEAGQVASEKPMASAGKTENSEGKITAGTTDAEEASKILAEKRRQARLQKEQEERERQEREERERLEREEQKRKAEEERLRLEKEARKKEEERKREEAAARKKAEEEARRRAEEEQMLKEKQEKELQAKLEKQREEAEIKAREAAEQLRLEREQIMQQIEQERLERKKRIDEIMKRTRRSETPEIKKEEPKLEVPSTLNVEKQPKTLVLNQPDINGLATCLKNTSLESAAPVIPSQDVVANGLKSVPGLIQLEAVDGKSNSMEDSTDEVQSMDVSPVSKEELISIPEYSPMNELMPGVSLDQNGTSNAKALEDLLDFTGQATYSKMSSDTISLDDCNKNLIEGFNSPGQENTLNSIC, from the exons CCATTGATGGATTTCTAAAAACCGATGAAAGACAAAGACTggcaaaggagagaagagaagaaagggagaaatacCTTG CTGCTAGGGAACAGCAGATactggagaaggagagaagagcaaaacttcaatatgaaaagcaaatggagGAGCGATGGAGAAGACTGGAGGaacagaggcagagagaggagcagaagagagcaGCTGTTGAAGAAAAACGGAGACAAAAGCTTAAAGAGGAGGAG GAACGTTTAGAAGCCATGATGCGTCGGTCCCTTGAAcgcagccagcagctggaaCAGAAGCAGAAGCGATGGTCGTGGGGAGGAGCACTGGCTGCAGGCTCAGGAGGGAGAGAC GCATGTGACAAACTTTCAGCTTCTACAATGAATCTGCCAAAGCAAATGGAATCGCCAATCAGTAAGcgcctctcctcctccacagcGGCAATAACACATTCCCCCGACAGAG CTCACCGCATGCATCTTAGTCCAATGGAAAACTTTATTGTTTCTCGATTGCTGACTCCCACACAGTCATCTTTAGCCAGAAGCAGAAGTACACTAATGCTTTCTGAGCAGTACAATAATCCAG TATTCCATATCTGTCCTCGTGTAGCACCAGCTAGTCCTCTTAAATCTCCCTACAAGCCTTCCCCCACCCGAAGCACTGACAGAAAGAAGGCAACTTCACCCTCCACTTCTGATGCCATGAAAGGGGCGGCTGAGGTTACTCAG ACTGAGAAGATAAAGAAAGAGAAGCGAACTGCAACACCTGGTTCATCTTCTGGGATGGGATCTCCTCTAAGAAGATCTGattctcctgctgctgtgtccAGAAGATCTGCATCACCTGCGACACCTAA GACAGTTGCAAAGACATATCCTCAGTCTCCTAAAAATGCCAAACAATATCCAGCTTCTCCTGTGAAGCATCGTGCTACTTCTCTCAACCAGGAAACTcctaaaaagaaagcagacaaggagaaagaaaatgtcagtcatCAGAAATCCTCGGGAGCACGCACTGAGGAGGCAGGTCAGGTGGCTTCTGAGAAGCCCATGGCTTCTgcaggaaagactgaaaatagtGAAG GGAAGATCACTGCAGGAACAACTGATGCAGAAGAAGCTTCAAAAATTCTAGCTGAAAAAAGACGACAGGCCCGCCTGcaaaaagaacaagaagaaagggaaagacaggaaagagaagaacGTGAGAG GcttgaaagagaagaacagaaaagaaaggcagaagaagaaagacttCGTCTAGAGAAAGAGGCTCgtaagaaggaggaggaaagaaaacgtgaagaagcagcagctagaaaaaaggcagaagaggaagccaggagaagagctgaggaagaacaaatgctaaaagaaaagcaagaaaaagagctCCAAGCCAAACTTGAGAAACAG agggaagaagcagaaatcaaagCCCGTGAGGCAGCTGAACAACTTCGTCTTGAAAGGGAACAAATCATGCAGCAAATTGAGCAAGAAAGACTGGAGCGGAAGAAG AGAATAGATGAAATAATGAAGAGAACAAGGAGGAGTGAAACACCAGAAATAAAG AAGGAAGAGCCAAAACTGGAGGTACCATCAACTTTGAATGTGGAAAAGCAACCAAAGACCCTTGTTCTTAACCAGCCAG ACATCAATGGATTGGCAACCTGCCTGAAAAATACAAGCTTGGAAAGTGCTGCTCCTGTAATCCCTTCCCAAGATGTAGTCGCTAATGGACTAAAGTCAGTTCCAGGACTTATCCAGCTGGAAGCTGTTGATGGGAAATCTAACAGCATGGAAGATTCAACAGATGAGGTTCAGTCCATGGATGTGAG CCCAGTTTCAAAAGAAGAACTTATCTCTATCCCCGAATATTCACCCATGAATGAACTCATGCCCGGTGTGTCTTTGGACCAAAATGGGACAAGTAATGCCAAGGCTCTTGAAGATCTCTTGGATTTCACAGGCCAAGCTACGTACTCCAAGATGTCCAGTGATACCATTAGCCTGGATGACTGTAACAAAAACTTGATTGAGGGATTTAATAGTCCAGGACAGGAAAATACACTTAATTCTATCTGTTGA
- the MAP7D2 gene encoding MAP7 domain-containing protein 2 isoform X2 → MAEPGAARSYPRATAIDGFLKTDERQRLAKERREEREKYLAAREQQILEKERRAKLQYEKQMEERWRRLEEQRQREEQKRAAVEEKRRQKLKEEEERLEAMMRRSLERSQQLEQKQKRWSWGGALAAGSGGRDGESENTPPPVLGLAANTLPPDPVTSTAPADSFNACDKLSASTMNLPKQMESPISKRLSSSTAAITHSPDRAPASPLKSPYKPSPTRSTDRKKATSPSTSDAMKGAAEVTQTEKIKKEKRTATPGSSSGMGSPLRRSDSPAAVSRRSASPATPKTVAKTYPQSPKNAKQYPASPVKHRATSLNQETPKKKADKEKENVSHQKSSGARTEEAGQVASEKPMASAGKTENSEGKITAGTTDAEEASKILAEKRRQARLQKEQEERERQEREERERLEREEQKRKAEEERLRLEKEARKKEEERKREEAAARKKAEEEARRRAEEEQMLKEKQEKELQAKLEKQREEAEIKAREAAEQLRLEREQIMQQIEQERLERKKRIDEIMKRTRRSETPEIKKEEPKLEVPSTLNVEKQPKTLVLNQPDINGLATCLKNTSLESAAPVIPSQDVVANGLKSVPGLIQLEAVDGKSNSMEDSTDEVQSMDVSPVSKEELISIPEYSPMNELMPGVSLDQNGTSNAKALEDLLDFTGQATYSKMSSDTISLDDCNKNLIEGFNSPGQENTLNSIC, encoded by the exons CCATTGATGGATTTCTAAAAACCGATGAAAGACAAAGACTggcaaaggagagaagagaagaaagggagaaatacCTTG CTGCTAGGGAACAGCAGATactggagaaggagagaagagcaaaacttcaatatgaaaagcaaatggagGAGCGATGGAGAAGACTGGAGGaacagaggcagagagaggagcagaagagagcaGCTGTTGAAGAAAAACGGAGACAAAAGCTTAAAGAGGAGGAG GAACGTTTAGAAGCCATGATGCGTCGGTCCCTTGAAcgcagccagcagctggaaCAGAAGCAGAAGCGATGGTCGTGGGGAGGAGCACTGGCTGCAGGCTCAGGAGGGAGAGAC GGTGAATCAGAAAATACCCCACCCCCTGTTCTAGGTTTAGCTGCCAACACCCTTCCTCCAGACCCTGTGACCTCTACTGCTCCTGCTGATTCCTTCAATG CATGTGACAAACTTTCAGCTTCTACAATGAATCTGCCAAAGCAAATGGAATCGCCAATCAGTAAGcgcctctcctcctccacagcGGCAATAACACATTCCCCCGACAGAG CACCAGCTAGTCCTCTTAAATCTCCCTACAAGCCTTCCCCCACCCGAAGCACTGACAGAAAGAAGGCAACTTCACCCTCCACTTCTGATGCCATGAAAGGGGCGGCTGAGGTTACTCAG ACTGAGAAGATAAAGAAAGAGAAGCGAACTGCAACACCTGGTTCATCTTCTGGGATGGGATCTCCTCTAAGAAGATCTGattctcctgctgctgtgtccAGAAGATCTGCATCACCTGCGACACCTAA GACAGTTGCAAAGACATATCCTCAGTCTCCTAAAAATGCCAAACAATATCCAGCTTCTCCTGTGAAGCATCGTGCTACTTCTCTCAACCAGGAAACTcctaaaaagaaagcagacaaggagaaagaaaatgtcagtcatCAGAAATCCTCGGGAGCACGCACTGAGGAGGCAGGTCAGGTGGCTTCTGAGAAGCCCATGGCTTCTgcaggaaagactgaaaatagtGAAG GGAAGATCACTGCAGGAACAACTGATGCAGAAGAAGCTTCAAAAATTCTAGCTGAAAAAAGACGACAGGCCCGCCTGcaaaaagaacaagaagaaagggaaagacaggaaagagaagaacGTGAGAG GcttgaaagagaagaacagaaaagaaaggcagaagaagaaagacttCGTCTAGAGAAAGAGGCTCgtaagaaggaggaggaaagaaaacgtgaagaagcagcagctagaaaaaaggcagaagaggaagccaggagaagagctgaggaagaacaaatgctaaaagaaaagcaagaaaaagagctCCAAGCCAAACTTGAGAAACAG agggaagaagcagaaatcaaagCCCGTGAGGCAGCTGAACAACTTCGTCTTGAAAGGGAACAAATCATGCAGCAAATTGAGCAAGAAAGACTGGAGCGGAAGAAG AGAATAGATGAAATAATGAAGAGAACAAGGAGGAGTGAAACACCAGAAATAAAG AAGGAAGAGCCAAAACTGGAGGTACCATCAACTTTGAATGTGGAAAAGCAACCAAAGACCCTTGTTCTTAACCAGCCAG ACATCAATGGATTGGCAACCTGCCTGAAAAATACAAGCTTGGAAAGTGCTGCTCCTGTAATCCCTTCCCAAGATGTAGTCGCTAATGGACTAAAGTCAGTTCCAGGACTTATCCAGCTGGAAGCTGTTGATGGGAAATCTAACAGCATGGAAGATTCAACAGATGAGGTTCAGTCCATGGATGTGAG CCCAGTTTCAAAAGAAGAACTTATCTCTATCCCCGAATATTCACCCATGAATGAACTCATGCCCGGTGTGTCTTTGGACCAAAATGGGACAAGTAATGCCAAGGCTCTTGAAGATCTCTTGGATTTCACAGGCCAAGCTACGTACTCCAAGATGTCCAGTGATACCATTAGCCTGGATGACTGTAACAAAAACTTGATTGAGGGATTTAATAGTCCAGGACAGGAAAATACACTTAATTCTATCTGTTGA
- the MAP7D2 gene encoding MAP7 domain-containing protein 2 isoform X5: MAEPGAARSYPRATAIDGFLKTDERQRLAKERREEREKYLAAREQQILEKERRAKLQYEKQMEERWRRLEEQRQREEQKRAAVEEKRRQKLKEEEERLEAMMRRSLERSQQLEQKQKRWSWGGALAAGSGGRDGESENTPPPVLGLAANTLPPDPVTSTAPADSFNACDKLSASTMNLPKQMESPISKRLSSSTAAITHSPDRAHRMHLSPMENFIVSRLLTPTQSSLARSRSTLMLSEQYNNPVFHICPRVAPASPLKSPYKPSPTRSTDRKKATSPSTSDAMKGAAEVTQTEKIKKEKRTATPGSSSGMGSPLRRSDSPAAVSRRSASPATPKTVAKTYPQSPKNAKQYPASPVKHRATSLNQETPKKKADKEKENVSHQKSSGARTEEAGQVASEKPMASAGKTENSEGKITAGTTDAEEASKILAEKRRQARLQKEQEERERQEREERERLEREEQKRKAEEERLRLEKEARKKEEERKREEAAARKKAEEEARRRAEEEQMLKEKQEKELQAKLEKQREEAEIKAREAAEQLRLEREQIMQQIEQERLERKKRIDEIMKRTRRSETPEIKKEEPKLEVPSTLNVEKQPKTLVLNQPDINGLATCLKNTSLESAAPVIPSQDVVANGLKSVPGLIQLEAVDGKSNSMEDSTDEVQSMDVSPVSKEELISIPEYSPMNELMPGVSLDQNGTSNAKALEDLLDFTGQATYSKMSSDTISLDDCNKNLIEGFNSPGQENTLNSIC, from the exons CCATTGATGGATTTCTAAAAACCGATGAAAGACAAAGACTggcaaaggagagaagagaagaaagggagaaatacCTTG CTGCTAGGGAACAGCAGATactggagaaggagagaagagcaaaacttcaatatgaaaagcaaatggagGAGCGATGGAGAAGACTGGAGGaacagaggcagagagaggagcagaagagagcaGCTGTTGAAGAAAAACGGAGACAAAAGCTTAAAGAGGAGGAG GAACGTTTAGAAGCCATGATGCGTCGGTCCCTTGAAcgcagccagcagctggaaCAGAAGCAGAAGCGATGGTCGTGGGGAGGAGCACTGGCTGCAGGCTCAGGAGGGAGAGAC GGTGAATCAGAAAATACCCCACCCCCTGTTCTAGGTTTAGCTGCCAACACCCTTCCTCCAGACCCTGTGACCTCTACTGCTCCTGCTGATTCCTTCAATG CATGTGACAAACTTTCAGCTTCTACAATGAATCTGCCAAAGCAAATGGAATCGCCAATCAGTAAGcgcctctcctcctccacagcGGCAATAACACATTCCCCCGACAGAG CTCACCGCATGCATCTTAGTCCAATGGAAAACTTTATTGTTTCTCGATTGCTGACTCCCACACAGTCATCTTTAGCCAGAAGCAGAAGTACACTAATGCTTTCTGAGCAGTACAATAATCCAG TATTCCATATCTGTCCTCGTGTAGCACCAGCTAGTCCTCTTAAATCTCCCTACAAGCCTTCCCCCACCCGAAGCACTGACAGAAAGAAGGCAACTTCACCCTCCACTTCTGATGCCATGAAAGGGGCGGCTGAGGTTACTCAG ACTGAGAAGATAAAGAAAGAGAAGCGAACTGCAACACCTGGTTCATCTTCTGGGATGGGATCTCCTCTAAGAAGATCTGattctcctgctgctgtgtccAGAAGATCTGCATCACCTGCGACACCTAA GACAGTTGCAAAGACATATCCTCAGTCTCCTAAAAATGCCAAACAATATCCAGCTTCTCCTGTGAAGCATCGTGCTACTTCTCTCAACCAGGAAACTcctaaaaagaaagcagacaaggagaaagaaaatgtcagtcatCAGAAATCCTCGGGAGCACGCACTGAGGAGGCAGGTCAGGTGGCTTCTGAGAAGCCCATGGCTTCTgcaggaaagactgaaaatagtGAAG GGAAGATCACTGCAGGAACAACTGATGCAGAAGAAGCTTCAAAAATTCTAGCTGAAAAAAGACGACAGGCCCGCCTGcaaaaagaacaagaagaaagggaaagacaggaaagagaagaacGTGAGAG GcttgaaagagaagaacagaaaagaaaggcagaagaagaaagacttCGTCTAGAGAAAGAGGCTCgtaagaaggaggaggaaagaaaacgtgaagaagcagcagctagaaaaaaggcagaagaggaagccaggagaagagctgaggaagaacaaatgctaaaagaaaagcaagaaaaagagctCCAAGCCAAACTTGAGAAACAG agggaagaagcagaaatcaaagCCCGTGAGGCAGCTGAACAACTTCGTCTTGAAAGGGAACAAATCATGCAGCAAATTGAGCAAGAAAGACTGGAGCGGAAGAAG AGAATAGATGAAATAATGAAGAGAACAAGGAGGAGTGAAACACCAGAAATAAAG AAGGAAGAGCCAAAACTGGAGGTACCATCAACTTTGAATGTGGAAAAGCAACCAAAGACCCTTGTTCTTAACCAGCCAG ACATCAATGGATTGGCAACCTGCCTGAAAAATACAAGCTTGGAAAGTGCTGCTCCTGTAATCCCTTCCCAAGATGTAGTCGCTAATGGACTAAAGTCAGTTCCAGGACTTATCCAGCTGGAAGCTGTTGATGGGAAATCTAACAGCATGGAAGATTCAACAGATGAGGTTCAGTCCATGGATGTGAG CCCAGTTTCAAAAGAAGAACTTATCTCTATCCCCGAATATTCACCCATGAATGAACTCATGCCCGGTGTGTCTTTGGACCAAAATGGGACAAGTAATGCCAAGGCTCTTGAAGATCTCTTGGATTTCACAGGCCAAGCTACGTACTCCAAGATGTCCAGTGATACCATTAGCCTGGATGACTGTAACAAAAACTTGATTGAGGGATTTAATAGTCCAGGACAGGAAAATACACTTAATTCTATCTGTTGA
- the MAP7D2 gene encoding MAP7 domain-containing protein 2 isoform X4, translating into MMRRSLERSQQLEQKQKRWSWGGALAAGSGGRDGESENTPPPVLGLAANTLPPDPVTSTAPADSFNACDKLSASTMNLPKQMESPISKRLSSSTAAITHSPDRAHRMHLSPMENFIVSRLLTPTQSSLARSRSTLMLSEQYNNPVFHICPRVAPASPLKSPYKPSPTRSTDRKKATSPSTSDAMKGAAEVTQTEKIKKEKRTATPGSSSGMGSPLRRSDSPAAVSRRSASPATPKTVAKTYPQSPKNAKQYPASPVKHRATSLNQETPKKKADKEKENVSHQKSSGARTEEAGQVASEKPMASAGKTENSEGKITAGTTDAEEASKILAEKRRQARLQKEQEERERQEREERERLEREEQKRKAEEERLRLEKEARKKEEERKREEAAARKKAEEEARRRAEEEQMLKEKQEKELQAKLEKQREEAEIKAREAAEQLRLEREQIMQQIEQERLERKKRIDEIMKRTRRSETPEIKKEEPKLEVPSTLNVEKQPKTLVLNQPDINGLATCLKNTSLESAAPVIPSQDVVANGLKSVPGLIQLEAVDGKSNSMEDSTDEVQSMDVSPVSKEELISIPEYSPMNELMPGVSLDQNGTSNAKALEDLLDFTGQATYSKMSSDTISLDDCNKNLIEGFNSPGQENTLNSIC; encoded by the exons ATGATGCGTCGGTCCCTTGAAcgcagccagcagctggaaCAGAAGCAGAAGCGATGGTCGTGGGGAGGAGCACTGGCTGCAGGCTCAGGAGGGAGAGAC GGTGAATCAGAAAATACCCCACCCCCTGTTCTAGGTTTAGCTGCCAACACCCTTCCTCCAGACCCTGTGACCTCTACTGCTCCTGCTGATTCCTTCAATG CATGTGACAAACTTTCAGCTTCTACAATGAATCTGCCAAAGCAAATGGAATCGCCAATCAGTAAGcgcctctcctcctccacagcGGCAATAACACATTCCCCCGACAGAG CTCACCGCATGCATCTTAGTCCAATGGAAAACTTTATTGTTTCTCGATTGCTGACTCCCACACAGTCATCTTTAGCCAGAAGCAGAAGTACACTAATGCTTTCTGAGCAGTACAATAATCCAG TATTCCATATCTGTCCTCGTGTAGCACCAGCTAGTCCTCTTAAATCTCCCTACAAGCCTTCCCCCACCCGAAGCACTGACAGAAAGAAGGCAACTTCACCCTCCACTTCTGATGCCATGAAAGGGGCGGCTGAGGTTACTCAG ACTGAGAAGATAAAGAAAGAGAAGCGAACTGCAACACCTGGTTCATCTTCTGGGATGGGATCTCCTCTAAGAAGATCTGattctcctgctgctgtgtccAGAAGATCTGCATCACCTGCGACACCTAA GACAGTTGCAAAGACATATCCTCAGTCTCCTAAAAATGCCAAACAATATCCAGCTTCTCCTGTGAAGCATCGTGCTACTTCTCTCAACCAGGAAACTcctaaaaagaaagcagacaaggagaaagaaaatgtcagtcatCAGAAATCCTCGGGAGCACGCACTGAGGAGGCAGGTCAGGTGGCTTCTGAGAAGCCCATGGCTTCTgcaggaaagactgaaaatagtGAAG GGAAGATCACTGCAGGAACAACTGATGCAGAAGAAGCTTCAAAAATTCTAGCTGAAAAAAGACGACAGGCCCGCCTGcaaaaagaacaagaagaaagggaaagacaggaaagagaagaacGTGAGAG GcttgaaagagaagaacagaaaagaaaggcagaagaagaaagacttCGTCTAGAGAAAGAGGCTCgtaagaaggaggaggaaagaaaacgtgaagaagcagcagctagaaaaaaggcagaagaggaagccaggagaagagctgaggaagaacaaatgctaaaagaaaagcaagaaaaagagctCCAAGCCAAACTTGAGAAACAG agggaagaagcagaaatcaaagCCCGTGAGGCAGCTGAACAACTTCGTCTTGAAAGGGAACAAATCATGCAGCAAATTGAGCAAGAAAGACTGGAGCGGAAGAAG AGAATAGATGAAATAATGAAGAGAACAAGGAGGAGTGAAACACCAGAAATAAAG AAGGAAGAGCCAAAACTGGAGGTACCATCAACTTTGAATGTGGAAAAGCAACCAAAGACCCTTGTTCTTAACCAGCCAG ACATCAATGGATTGGCAACCTGCCTGAAAAATACAAGCTTGGAAAGTGCTGCTCCTGTAATCCCTTCCCAAGATGTAGTCGCTAATGGACTAAAGTCAGTTCCAGGACTTATCCAGCTGGAAGCTGTTGATGGGAAATCTAACAGCATGGAAGATTCAACAGATGAGGTTCAGTCCATGGATGTGAG CCCAGTTTCAAAAGAAGAACTTATCTCTATCCCCGAATATTCACCCATGAATGAACTCATGCCCGGTGTGTCTTTGGACCAAAATGGGACAAGTAATGCCAAGGCTCTTGAAGATCTCTTGGATTTCACAGGCCAAGCTACGTACTCCAAGATGTCCAGTGATACCATTAGCCTGGATGACTGTAACAAAAACTTGATTGAGGGATTTAATAGTCCAGGACAGGAAAATACACTTAATTCTATCTGTTGA